A single region of the Pecten maximus unplaced genomic scaffold, xPecMax1.1, whole genome shotgun sequence genome encodes:
- the LOC117321371 gene encoding uncharacterized protein LOC117321371 translates to MNISRKVKVCVTLTGCAILLLFLNKGYLSRESSHTSLTAQYLEVRKQPALITLFTTWKTFPARYDVYNNTLRNWPRLLPHVNIIVFTDDHIPDKYKQLGWTVLPLKHQVKGHPILKHMFLEAIQLQPHSQLYGFANADLLFTDSLVESLRAVVSSPVLFKKTFLVVGRRMNTPNITREEASSWRNIAKASKRGNLMEDTRGIDYFITPPNYHWSHILDVQVGQNLYDNWLVWDAQKMGYPVIDVTNTLLAVHQDAPYPKQHGRMNQNLVLIKVPSSKLYRGVVACCDLHTVHINRTIRLQRKKLPKNCF, encoded by the coding sequence ATGAATATCTCAAGAAAGGTGAAGGTTTGTGTCACTTTGACGGGATGTGCAATATTATTGTTATTCCTCAATAAGGGATACTTATCGCGTGAGTCTAGCCATACCTCCTTAACCGCACAGTATCTTGAAGTCAGAAAACAACCAGCTCTGATCACACTGTTTACAACTTGGAAGACATTCCCGGCGAGATATGACGTATACAACAATACATTACGTAACTGGCCGAGACTACTGCCTCACGTTAACATCATAGTGTTCACTGACGATCACATTCCGGATAAGTATAAACAGTTAGGCTGGACGGTGTTGCCACTTAAACATCAAGTCAAAGGTCACCCTATTCTCAAACACATGTTTCTGGAAGCAATTCAGCTACAACCACATTCACAACTATATGGATTTGCCAATGCAGACTTACTCTTCACTGATTCTCTCGTGGAAAGTTTGCGCGCTGTTGTCAGCTCGCCTGTACTATTTAAGAAAACTTTCTTGGTTGTTGGACGCCGCATGAACACTCCGAACATCACGCGCGAGGAAGCAAGCTCGTGGAGGAATATAGCAAAGGCTTCAAAACGGGGAAACCTTATGGAGGACACACGCGGCATTGACTACTTTATAACGCCTCCTAACTACCACTGGAGCCACATACTCGACGTTCAAGTCGGACAGAACTTATACGATAATTGGTTGGTTTGGGACGCTCAGAAAATGGGCTACCCTGTAATCGATGTTACAAACACATTGCTGGCCGTCCATCAAGATGCACCTTATCCTAAACAGCACGGACGAATGAATCAAAATCTTGTATTGATAAAGGTACCAAGCTCTAAACTTTATCGGGGAGTCGTGGCGTGTTGTGACCTTCATACTGTACACATTAATCGGACCATACGTCTTCAACGCAAAAAGTTACCAAAGAATTGCTTCTAG